The genomic window AAGGGCGACTCGCCGCCCGCCCCCGGACGCGACGGAGGCGCCAGATGGCCGAACGGGTTCTCCACGGGGCGCGGGCCGCGACCGAGATCGGCGAACGGGCTTCCGCCCGCCGGGCTCCATTCCGCGACCGTGTCCCCCGCGCCCTCCGCGTCCCCCGCGTCCTCTGTGTCCCCGTAGCTCGGGTCCTGCGAACGTGCGTCCGCCGCGTCCGGCGGTTCCGAGCCCGTGTTCGTTGCGGACGCGTTCTCGGTGAGCCGGACCTTGCGGGTCGGGTCGTCGGGGACGGGTGGTTCGTCGGTCGTCATGGGCGTGTCCCGGGGACGTCGTGAGCGGCGGCGCCATCGGGGAAGGTCCGGCCGCCGCCGAGGCGGGACCGGGAAGGGCGCCGCCGCCCCGCATCAGGGATCATCGCTCAGCCGACCGTCGGACGTCACCCTTCTCGGCGGATCGGGCGTCAGGATTCGGCCGGGGCAGCCGTGGCCGCAGGGGCGGCCGTGGCAGCCGGGGCGGCCTTGGCGGTGCGGCCCTTGCGGCCCGTGGCGGGCGCCGGGACGGCCGGGGCGTCGACCGGCTTGGCGGCCTCGGTGGTCTCCGCCGCCTCCTTGTCGACCTTGGGCCCGATGCCCAGCTTCTCCTTGATCCGCTTCTCGATCCCGTCGGCCATGTCCGGGTTGGCCTTCAGGAAGTTGCGGGCGTTCTCCTTGCCCTGGCCGAGCTGGTCGCCGTCGCAGGTGTACCAGGCGCCCGACTTGCGGACGAAGCCGTGCTCGACGCCGAGGTCGATCAGGCCGCCCTCGCGGGAGATGCCCTGGCCGTAGAGCAGGTCGAAGTCGGCGACCCGGAACGGCGGCGCCATCTTGTTCTTCACGACCTTCACCCGGACGCGGTTGCCGACCGCCTCGGTGCCGTCCTTGAGCGTCTCGATGCGGCGCACGTCCAGCCGGACGGAGGCGTAGAACTTCAGCGCCTTGCCGCCGGTCGTGGTCTCGGGCGAGCCGAACATCACGCCGACCTTCTCGCGGAGCTGGTTGATGAAGATCACGGTGGTGCGGGTCTGGTTGATCGCGCCGGTCAGCTTGCGGAGCGCCTGCGACATCAGCCGGGCCTGGAGGCCGACGTGGCTGTCGCCCATCTCGCCCTCGATCTCGGCGCGGGGGACGAGCGCCGCGACCGAGTCGATGACGACGATGTCGATCGAGCCGGAGCGGATCAGCATGTCCGTGATCTCCAGCGCCTGCTCGCCCGTGTCGGGCTGGGAGACCAGCAGGGCGTCGATGTCGACGCCGAGCTTGCCGGCGTACTCGGGGTCCAGGGCGTGCTCGGCGTCCACGAACGCCGCGATGCCGCCCTTGCGCTGGACGCTCGCGACCGCGTGCAGGGCGATGGACGTCTTGCCGGAGCCCTCCGGCCCGTAGACCTCCACCACGCGCCCGCGCGGCAGGCCGCCGATGCCGAGCGCGATGTCGAGGGAGATCGCGCCGGTCGGGATGACCTCCACCGGGGCGCGCGTCTCCTGGCCCATCCGCATGACCGAGCCCTTGCCGAACTGCCGCTCGATCTGGGCGAGGGCGGTTTCGAGAGCCTTCTCCCGGTCGTTCGCTGCCATGTCTGCCCCTTCGTCTGTTGCTGTCGCCGGCCCGGTGGCTCTCGCCCCGCCCGTGGCGGCGGTGTCGGAGGCGACGTTACGAGGAGCCGCCGACAGTTTCGAGTCGGCGGGGCGGTTGTGGATAACGTCGCGCGCCGCGACCAGCGTACCGAACATTCGTTCGATCATGGCCGCGTGTACTGATTCACCCGGGAATCTCCGTGCATCAGGCGGTCCGACGCCGTACGCTGGCGCAGTCCTGCGCGGTCCCCGGAGGGTTCCGAAACATGACGCTGACCGTCCTCTTCTGCGGCGATCCGCTCCGCCCCCGGCTCGTCGACCGGCACTTCGCCCGCGAGGCCGGCGCCGTCCGGGACCACTACGGCGAGATCGCCCTCATCGACCACGACGCGCTCGTCCGGGGCGACGCCACGGCCGCCGTCCGCGCGGTGCCGCGCGACCTCGGTCCGGCCTGGTACCGAGGCTGGATGCTGACGGGCGACGCGTACGCCGCCCTGGCCGAGGCCCTGCGCGGACGCGGGACGACCCTGCTCACCCACCCCGACGACTACCGGCGCGCGCACGAGCTGCCGGGCTGGCACGACACGTTCGCGGGCATCACCCCGGCCAGCGTGTGGCGTCCGCTGTCCCCCGGCGGCGACGTCGGCGACCTGACGGACCTGGTGCGTCCCCTGCGCCCCGGGCCGGCGGTCGTGAAGGACTACGTCAAGTCCCGCAAGCACGAATGGGAGGCGGCCTGCTTCGTCCCGGAGGTGAAGGACGCCGCGGCGCTGCGCGCGGTGGTGGCCGAGATGGTCGCGCTGCAGGACGAGTTCCTCGCGGGCGGCGTCGTCGTGCGCGAGTTCGAGGAGTTCGACGGGGCGGGCGAGTCGCGCGTGTGGTGGGTGGACGGCGAGCCCGTGCTCGTGGGGCCGCATCCCGACAGTCCCGGAGTCGAACCCGAGCCGGACCTGATGGACGTGGCGCCCGCCGTCCGGGCGCTCGGCTGCCGGTTCATCACCACCGACCTGGCGCAGCGCCGGGACGGTGCGTGGCGGGTCGTGGAGGTCGGCGACGGCCAGGTCAGCGATCTGCCGGAGACGGTCGATCCGATGGATCTGTACGCTCATCTGCCCGTACCGGAGTGAACCGGAACGGGGTCCGGCCCCGTCGAAGGGACCACGTCCCCTCGCAGTAAGGAACGTCCGTTGCCCCCTGAACAGGACCCGGCCCGCAGGCTCAGCTCCCGCGCCGTGAAGATCGGCATGGTGAGCGCCCTGTCCCTGACGCTCGTGGCGTGCAGCTCGAAGTCCACGACCGCGTGGTGCGTGGACCGCGGTTCGAGCGGCGGGTTCACCAACACCAAGAGCGGCTACCGCAGCGTCCCGGATTCGTACTGCAACCGTTCGGACATCGACAACGGGACGGTCGGGTACGGCCGCTACTTCTGGTACTACGGCGGCAGGCGCGGGAGCAACGGGTTCGTCACGGGCGGCAGTGTGCGCGGGCCGAGCGGCGGAAAGATCAAGTCCGGCTCGGGGAGGACGCTGAGCCGCGGCGGGTTCGGCGGCCACGGCAAGAGCGGGAGCTGACCGATGCGGCGCGAACGGTCGGTCCCCCGTGCGGGCTGGGCCGAGAAGGTGGAAGAGCACGGCCTGGCGTTCCACGAGACGGCCCATCCCCCGCACCTCGCCCGTCCGTACTGGGACGAGTCGGTGAACTACGTCTTTTCGATGGACGAAGTACTGGCCCTGGAAGAGACCGTCGAGGAGCTGCACCGCATGTGCCTCCAGGCGGTGGAGCACGTCGTCACGACCGGCCGCTACCACGTCCTCGGCATCCCGGACTGGGTGGCGCCGCTGGTCGAGGCGTCGTGGCGGCGCCGCGACCCGCACCTGTACGGCCGGTTCGACCTCTGCTACGACGGCTCCGGCCCGGCGAAGCTGCTGGAGTACAACGCCGACACCCCGACGTCCCTGGTCGAGAGTTCGGTCGTCCAGTGGTACTGGCTGCAGGACGTCCATCCGGGCGACGACCAGTGGAACTCGATCCACGAGCGGCTGGTGGACCGCTGGAAGGAGATGTCCCTCGGCCCGGGCCCCGTCCACTTCGCGTGGACGACCGAGGACGAGACCGGCGAAGAGGTCATGACGATCGCCTACCTCCAGGAGACCGCCGAGGAGGCGGGCCTGACGGGCACGGGCATCGCGATGGAGGACGTCGGCTGGCACGCGGGCCGGGGCCGGTTCGTGGACCTGGCCGAGGACGAGATCCGCACGCTGTGCAAGCTCTACCCGTGGGAGTGGATCGTCGCCGAGCCGTTCGGCCGCAACGTCCCGCAGGCGCCGACGGCGTGGATCGAGCCGATCTGGAAGATGGTCCTGTCGAACAAGGCTCTGCTGGTATTGCTGTGGGAGTTGTTCCCCGGCCATCCGAACCTGCTGCCCGCGTACCTGAACACACCGGGGAACCTCGCGTCCTACGTCCAGAAGCCGCTGCTGGGCCGGGAGGGCGCGAGCATGCGGATCGTGACGCCGGACGGACGGGAGCAGCGCACCGACGGCGAGTACGGCCGCGAGGGGTACGTCTTCCAGCAGTTCCACCCGCTGCCGGACTTCGACGGTGAACACCCGGTGCTCGGTGCGTGGATGGTGGCGGACGAGGCCGCGGGCCTCGGGATCCGCGAGACGGCGGGCCTGATCACCGACGACACGTCGTCGTTCGTCCCGCACCGCATCGCGGGCTGAGCGGGCGTCAGCGCAGGTCGTACGACACGTCGAAGGACGCGACAACGGCGGCCCAGATCGCCTTGGCCGACTCGCCGTCGGCGAACGCCTGGTCGATCGTGCGGCCGCCCAGCTCAGCGAGGACGTGGTCCTTGGCGACGCTCCGGGAATAGCTCGCGCCGAACTGCCGGTCCATCCGTTCCCAGAACTGTGTGAGGCGCACGGCCCCACGGTAGCCGAGGCCGGGACCGCCCCGTCCCGCCGTTCTGTCGGACCCGCGAGGCAGGATGGGGGCATGACGGCTGACGTGCTCGAACGCTTCTCCCCCGCGACCCGGGCGTGGTTCGCGGGGGCCTTCGCCGCGCCCACGGCGGCGCAGGAGGGCGCGTGGACGTCGGTCGCGGCGGGCGAGAACACGCTCGTGGTCGCGCCGACCGGGTCCGGCAAGACGCTGGCGGCGTTCCTGTGGTCGCTGGACCGGCTGGCGTCCGCGCCCGTCCCGGAGGACCCGCGGCACCGGTGCCGCGTCCTGTACGTGTCGCCGCTGAAGGCGCTCGCGGTGGACGTGGAGCGCAACCTGCGCGCCCCGCTCACCGGCATCCGGCAGGCGGCGCGGCGCCTGGACCTGCCCGAACCGCAGATCACGGTCGGGATCCGGTCCGGCGACACCCCGGCCGACGAGCGGCGGCGCATCGCGACCCGTCCGCCCGACATTCTGATCACGACACCGGAGTCGCTGTTCCTGCTGCTCACCGCGCAGGCGCGGGAGGCGCTGCGCGGGGTGGAGACGGTGATCGTGGACGAGGTCCACGCCGTCGCGGGCACCAAGCGCGGCGCGCATCTGGCGCTGTCGCTGGAGCGGCTGGACGCGCTGCTGGAACGTCCCGCGCAGCGCATCGGGCTGTCGGCGACGGTGCGCCCGGTGGACGAGGTGGCGGCGTTCCTCGGCGGAGCGCGCCCGGCGCGGACGGTGCAGCCCCCGGCGGACAAGGAGTTCGCGCTCGACATCGTCGTACCCGTGGAGGACATGGGCGAGATCGGCGCGTTCACCGACGACGCGGGTGCTGCCGACCCCCGGCAGCGGAGCATCTGGCCCCACGTGGAGGACCGCGTCCTCGACCTGATCGAGCAGCATCGCTCCACGCTGGTGTTCGCGAACTCGCGGCGGCTGGCCGAGCGGTTGTGCGGACGGCTGAACGAGCTGGCGTTCGAGCGCGCGACGGCCCCCGAGGGCGAGGGGCTCGCGAAGATCGGCCCGGCCGACGTGGCGCGCGCCGCCCGCTCCCCGGCCGAGACGATGGCGCAGGCGGGCGCGGCGCGCGGCGTCCCCGCCGAGATCGCCCGCGCCCACCACGGCTCGGTCTCCAAGGAGGAGCGGGCCGGAATCGAGGACGCCCTGAAACAGGGCCGGCTGCCCGCCGTCGTCGCGACGTCCAGCCTGGAGCTGGGCATCGACATGGGCGCGGTGGATCTCGTCGTCCAGGTGGAGTCGCCGCCGTCGGTGGCGAGCGGCCTGCAGCGGGTCGGGCGGGCCGGGCACCAGGTCGGCGCGGTGTCGCGCGGCGTGATCTTCCCGAAGTACCGGGGCGATCTGGTGCAGACGGCCGTGGTCGCCGAGCGGATGCGGTCCGGCGAGATCGAGGAGCTGCGCTACCCGCGCAACCCGCTGGACGTGCTGGCCCAGCAGATCGTCGCGATGGTCGCGCTGGACGAGTGGACGGTCGACGAGCTGGAGACCGTCGTGAAGCGCGCCGCCCCGTACGCGACGCTGCCGCGCTCGGCGCTGGAGGCCACGCTGGACATGCTGGCGGGCCGCTACCCGAGCGACGAGTTCGGCGAGCTGCGGCCCCGCCTGGTGTGGGACCGGGTGACGGGCGTCCTGCGGGACCGTCCGGGCGCGCAGCGGCTCGCGGTGACCAGCGGCGGGACGATCCCCGACCGGGGCCTGTTCGGCGTCTTCCTGGTCGGCGAGAAGTCCTCGCGCGTGGGCGAGCTGGACGAGGAGATGGTCTACGAGTCGCGCGTCGGGGACGTGTTCGTCCTCGGCGCCAGCTCGTGGCGCATCGAGGACATCACGCCCGACCGGGTGCTGGTGTCGCCCGCGCCGGGCCGGCCGGGCAAGCTGCCGTTCTGGCACGGCGACGCGCAGGGCCGTCCGGCCGAGCTGGGCCGGGCGCTCGGCGCGTTCACCCGCGAGCTGGCCGGGCTGCCCGAGCAGAAGGCGCGGGAGCGGGTAGCGGCGGCGGGCCTGGACGAGCGAGCCGCCGGAAACCTGGTCGCCTACCTGGCCGAGCAGCGGGAGGCGACCGGCCACGTCCCCGACGACCGGACGCTCGTGGTGGAGCGCTTCCGCGACGAGCTGGGCGACTGGCGGATGGTCGTCCACTCCCCGCTCGGCGGCCGGGTCCACGCGCCGTGGGCGCTCGCGATCGCGGGCCGGCTGCGCGAGCGCTACGGCGTGGACGCGCAGGCCATGCACGCCGACGACGGGATCGTGCTGCGCATTCCGGACATGGACGAGCCGCCGAGCCTGAACCTCGCCGTCTTCGACCCCGACGAGATCGAGCGGATCGTGGTGGACGAGCTGGGCGGCTCGGCGCTGTTCGCGGCCCGGTTCCGCGAGTGCGCGGCCCGGTCGCTGCTGCTGCCGCGCCGCCGTCCGGACCGGCGGACGCCGCTCTGGCAGCAGCGCCAGCGGGCGGCGCAGCTCCTGTCGGTCGCGAGCCGGTACCCGTCGTTCCCGATCGTGCTGGAGACGATGCGCGAGTGCCTCCAGGACGTGTTCGACGTCCCGGGCCTCGTCCACGTCCTGCGGGATCTGGCGGGCCGGAAGGTGCGGCTGGTCGAGGTGGAGACGCCGCAGCCGTCGCCGTTCGCGCGGTCGCTGCTGTTCCACTACGTGGGCGCGTTCATGTACGAGGGCGACTCGCCGCTCGCCGAGCGCCGCGCGCAGGCCCTCGCGCTGGACTCGGCGCTGCTGGCCGAACTGCTCGGCCAGGCCGACCTGCGCGAGCTGCTGGACGCCGAGGTCGTCGCGGACACCGAACGCGAGCTGCAACGTCTCGCCGAGGACCGCCGCGCCCGCGACCTGGAGGGCGTCGCGGACCTGCTGCGCGCCCTCGGCCCGCTGACGACGGCGGAGGCGGCGGCGCGGTCGGCCGCCGATCCGGCGGCGTGGCTGGTGGAGCTGGAGGCGTCCCGGCGGGTGATCCGGGTGCGGGTGGGCGGCGCGGAGCGCTGGACGGCGATCGAGGACGCCGGGCGCCTGCGGGACGCGCTCGGCGCCCCGCTCCCGGTCGGCGTCCCCGAGGCGTTCCTCGAGGTAGTGGACGATCCGCTGGGCGATCTGGTGTCCCGGCACGCCCGGACGCACGGCCCGTTCCGCGCGGAGGAGGTCGCGGAGCGGTTCGGCCTCGGCGTCGCGGTCGTCGTCGAGGCGCTGCGGCGGCTGGCGGGCGCGGGACGCGTCGTGGCGGGCGAGTTCCTGCCGGTGGAGGCGGCGCGCGGCCCGCTGGCCGGCGAGTGGTGCGACGCGGGCGTGCTGCGGACGCTGCGCCGCCGGTCGCTGGCACGGCTGCGCGCCGAGGTGGAGCCGTCGCCGCCGGAGGCGCTCGGCCGCTTCCTCCCGGTCTGGCATGGCGTGTCCGGGGGTTCGCGGCTGCGCGGGATCGACGCGCTCGTGCAGGCCGTCGAGCAGTTGCAGGGCGCGGCGGTTCCGGCGTCGGCGCTGGAGTCGCTGATCCTGCCGTCCCGGGTGCCGGGCTACACCCCGGCGCTGCTGGACGGGCTGACCTCGGCGGGCGAGGTCGTCTGGGCCGGTCAGGGCGGCCTGCCCGGCGGGGACGGCTGGGTGGCGCTGTACCTGGCGGACACCGCGCCGCTGCTGCTCCCCGATCCGGGCGAGATCACGCTGACGCCCGTCCACCAGGCGGTGCTGGACGTCCTCGGCGAGGGCGGCGCGCTGTTCTTCCGCGCCCTGTCCGAGCGGGTGCGGCCGCAGGTGAACGACCAGGAACTGCTGGCCGCCCTGTGGGACCTGGTGTGGTCGGGACGGCTCACCAACGACACGCTGGCCCCGCTGCGGGCGGCGATCGGCGCGGGACGTCCCGCGCACCGCGCCCGCCCGTCGCGGCGCGGGAGACCGGTGCTGCCGTCGCGGACGGGCCCGCCGACGGCCGCCGGGCGCTGGTGGGCCGTCCCGGAGCGGGCGACGGCGGCGACGCCCCGCGCCCACGCGCTCGCCGAGGCCCTGCTGGAGCGGTACGGCATCGTGATCCGGGGCGCGGTCGCGGCGGAGCGGACGCCGGGCGGGTTCGCGGCCGTCTACCCGGTGCTGCGCGCGTTCGAGGACGGCGGCCGCTGCCGGCGCGGCTACTTCGTGGAAGGGCTCGGCGCGGCGCAGTTCGCGCTGCCCGGCGCGGTGGACCGGCTGCGCGCCCTGCGTCCGGCCGCCGATCCGGGGCCGCCCGCCGACCTCGGCGCCCTGTGGGAGACGCCGCCGCCGGGCGACGCGGCCCGCCGCGCGCTGGTCCTGGCCGCCGCCGACCCCGCGAACGCCTACGGCGCGGCGCTGCCGTGGCCCGGGCGGGCGGGCGAGGCCGTGTCCGGCCACAAGCCGGGCCGCAAGGCGGGCGCGCTCGTCGTGCTGGTGGACGGACGGCTCGTCCTGTACGTCGAACGCGGCGGCAAGACCCTCCTGACCTGGACCGACGACCGGGAGACCCTGCAACCGGCGGTGGACGCGCTGGCGCTGGCCGTCCGGGACGGGGCGCTCGGCAAGCTGACGGTCGAGCGCGCCGACGGCACGTCGATCAACGACTCCCCGCTCGCGGGCGCGCTGGAGAGCGCGGGCTTCCACCCGACCCCGCGCGGGCTGCGGCTGCGCGGCTGAGGAGTTCATCCCGTTTTCTTGACTCATTCAAGATTATGCCGCAGGCTGGGGTCATGGCCACGACCTCGGACTTCGAGCGGATGCTGCGCGCGGCGGCGCTGCGGGTGACCCGTCCCCGGGTGGCGGTGCTGGGCGCGGTGGACGCCCATCCGCACGCCGACACGGACACGATCATCGCCGCCGTCCGCAGGGATCTGCCGAAGGTCTCCCACCAGGCCGTGTACGACTCCCTGCACACGCTGACGGAGGCGGGGCTGGTGCGGCGCATCCAGCCGAACGGCTCGCTGGCCCGCTATGAGGCACGGGTCGGCGACAACCACCACCACGTCGTGTGCCGGTCGTGCGGCGCGATCGCCGACGCGGACTGCGCGGTCGGCGCGGCGCCCTGCCTGATGGCGTCCGACGACCGGGGTTACTCGATCGACGAGGCCGAGGTCATCTACTGGGGCCTGTGCCCCGACTGCTCCACACCGCGGGGCTCCTGACCCCGCGACCACCCCCGCCCCCGGAAGGGAAACGGCATGTCCGAGAACGAAGGCGACGTTTACCAGACGAACACCGACAGCGCGGGCGGCTGCCCGGTCGCGCACGAGCGCGCCCCCGAGCCCGTCCAGGGCGGCGGCAACCGCGGCTGGTGGCCGAACCGGCTCAACCTGAAGATCCTCGCCAAGAACCCGGCGGTCGCGAACCCGCTCGGCGCGGACTTCGACTACGCGACGGCCTTCAGCGGACTCGACCTGCCCGCCGTGAAGCGGGACATTGCCGAGGTCCTGACGACGTCCCAGGACTGGTGGCCCGCCGACTTCGGCCACTACGGCCCCTTCATGATCCGGATGGCGTGGCACAGCGCGGGCACCTACCGCATCGGCGACGGACGCGGCGGCGCCGGATCCGGCCAGCAGCGCTTCGCCCCCCTCAACAGCTGGCCCGACAACGGCAACCTCGACAAGGCACGCCGCCTGCTGTGGCCGGTCAAGAAGAAATACGGCCAGAGCCTCTCCTGGGCGGACCTGCTGGTCCTCGCCGGGAACGTCGCGCTGGAGTCGATGGGGTTCCAGACCTTCGGCTTCGCGGGCGGACGCGAGGACGTATGGGAGCCCGAGGAGGACGTCTACTGGGGCCCGGAGACGACCTGGCTCGGCGACGAGCGCTACTCCGGCGACCGCCAGTTGGAGAGCCCGCTCGGCGCCGTCCAGATGGGCCTGATCTACGTCAACCCCGAGGGCCCGAACGGCAACCCCGACCCGGTCGCCGCCGCGCGCGACATCCGCGAGACGTTCCGCCGGATGGCGATGAACGACGAGGAGACCGTCGCGCTGATCGCGGGCGGCCACACGTTCGGCAAGACGCACGGCGCGGGCCCCGCCGACCACGTCGGCCCCGAGCCCGAGGGCGCCCCGATCGAGGAGCAGGGCTTCGGCTGGAAGAACTCCTACGGCACCGGCAAGGGCGCCGACGCGATCACCAGCGGGCTGGAGGGCATCTGGACGCCCACCCCCACGACCTGGGACAACAGCTTCTTCGAGACGCTGTTCGCCTACGAGTGGGAGCAGTTCAAGAGCCCGGCGGGCGCGTGGCAGTGGCGGCCGAAGGACGGCGCGGGCGCCGGGACCGTCCCCGACGCGCACGACCCGTCCAAGCGGCAGGCCCCGACCATGCTGACCACCGACCTCGCGCTGCGGTTCGACCCGATCTACGAGCCGATCTCGCGCCGGTTCGCCGCCGACGCCGACGCGTTCGCCGACGCGTTCGCCCGCGCCTGGTTCAAGCTGACGCACCGCGACATGGGCCCGGTCGTGCGCTACCTCGGCCCCGAGGTCCCGGACGAGACGCTGGTCTGGCAGGACCCGCTCCCCGACGTGGACCACCCGCTCGTCGACGACGCCGACATCGCGCACCTGAAGTCGCGCGTCCTCGCCACCGACCTCACGGTGTCCCAGCTCGTCAAGGCCGCGTGGGCGTCGGCGTCGACGTTCCGGGGCGGCGACAAGCGCGGCGGCGCCAACGGCGCGCGGATCCGCCTCGAACCGCAGAACTCCTGGGAGGTCAACGACCCCGACGAGTTGGCGGTCGTCCTCCGCACGCTGGAGGGGATCAAGGACGAGTTCAACGCCGCGCAGGACGGCGGCAAGCGGCTCTCGCTCGCGGACCTGATCGTCCTCGGCGGCGCGGCGGCCGTCGAGCAGGCGGCGCGGGCCGCCGGGCAGGACGTCACGGTGCCGTTCGCGCCCGGCCGCGCGGACGCGTCGCAGGAGCAGACCGACGTCGAGTCCTTCGCCGCGATCGAGCCGTCGGCCGACGGTTTCCGCAACTACCGCGGCAAGGACCAGCGGCTGCCCGCCGAGTACCTGCTGGTCGACCGGGCGAACCTGCTGACGCTGAGCGCGCCGGAGCTGACGGTGCTCGTCGGCGGCCTGCGCGTCCTCGGCGCGAACCACGGCGGGTCGTCGCTCGGCGTGCTCACCGACCGGCCCGGCGCTCTGACGAACGACTTCTTCGTCAACCTGCTGGACCTCGGGACGACGTGGCGGCCGACGTCCGGGGACGCCGACGCGTTCGAGGCCGTGGACGCGTCCGGCGCCGTCCGGTGGACGGGCAGCCGCGCCGACCTGGTGTTCGGCTCGAACTCCGAGCTGCGGGCGCTCGCCGAGGTCTACGCGAGCGACGACGCGCGGGAGAAGTTCGTGACGGACTTCGTCGCCGCATGGGACAAGGTCATGAACCTCGACCGGTTCGACCTGCGCTGACCCGCCCGTCCGGGGCCGCTCACGTCGAGCGGCCCCGGCGGCCGGTGAACATCGCGACGAGACCGCGGAAGGCGCGGTCGTCCATCGTCCCGAACGGGTTGTCGTGCGCGATGTACGTCCAGGTCGCGGTGGGACGCCGGACGCCCGCCGCCGACAGGTCCGCGTCCGGCGGCAGCGCCGCGAACGCCTCGACGGCGGCGTCCCGGGCGTCGGCGAGCAGGCGCTTGCCCGCCGGGACGGCCTCGCGGTTGAACTCCACCAGCGGATCCAGGCCCCGGCCGAGCGACCGCAGGTGGATGCCTTCGCGCAGGTCGGCGAGGTAGGCCAGATGGCGCGACCAGGCACGGTCCAGGTGGAACAGGACGAGCTGACGGGCCGCCGCCGCGACCGCGTCCTCCCCCGCCGCGTCCGCCAGCTCGCGGTGGTGGGCGGCGGCGCGGTCGCGCATCAGGGCGTCGGCCGCGTCGCCGCGCAGGACGCGGTCGCGCTCGGCGAGGACGTCGGCGCGCTGCAACCCGATCAGGTGGTTGTACCGCCACGTGTTGCGGTGGATCTCCAGGTCGACGCCCTCGGCGACGCGCTGGGCGTGGCCGGCGATCCAGTGCGCGCCCTTGCCGGTGA from Actinomadura rubteroloni includes these protein-coding regions:
- the katG gene encoding catalase/peroxidase HPI; this encodes MSENEGDVYQTNTDSAGGCPVAHERAPEPVQGGGNRGWWPNRLNLKILAKNPAVANPLGADFDYATAFSGLDLPAVKRDIAEVLTTSQDWWPADFGHYGPFMIRMAWHSAGTYRIGDGRGGAGSGQQRFAPLNSWPDNGNLDKARRLLWPVKKKYGQSLSWADLLVLAGNVALESMGFQTFGFAGGREDVWEPEEDVYWGPETTWLGDERYSGDRQLESPLGAVQMGLIYVNPEGPNGNPDPVAAARDIRETFRRMAMNDEETVALIAGGHTFGKTHGAGPADHVGPEPEGAPIEEQGFGWKNSYGTGKGADAITSGLEGIWTPTPTTWDNSFFETLFAYEWEQFKSPAGAWQWRPKDGAGAGTVPDAHDPSKRQAPTMLTTDLALRFDPIYEPISRRFAADADAFADAFARAWFKLTHRDMGPVVRYLGPEVPDETLVWQDPLPDVDHPLVDDADIAHLKSRVLATDLTVSQLVKAAWASASTFRGGDKRGGANGARIRLEPQNSWEVNDPDELAVVLRTLEGIKDEFNAAQDGGKRLSLADLIVLGGAAAVEQAARAAGQDVTVPFAPGRADASQEQTDVESFAAIEPSADGFRNYRGKDQRLPAEYLLVDRANLLTLSAPELTVLVGGLRVLGANHGGSSLGVLTDRPGALTNDFFVNLLDLGTTWRPTSGDADAFEAVDASGAVRWTGSRADLVFGSNSELRALAEVYASDDAREKFVTDFVAAWDKVMNLDRFDLR